From Cryptomeria japonica unplaced genomic scaffold, Sugi_1.0 HiC_scaffold_94, whole genome shotgun sequence, a single genomic window includes:
- the LOC131864816 gene encoding aspartic proteinase nepenthesin-2-like, with amino-acid sequence MTTPVNLSVVIIKGILKAGLNRCSMAHNKVMTLHNKVMTLVVVSITICCFFNLLCAEEARGVSHLERNSAIARLKRMEASIKAVQSGRTQTRLGGAVAPVIRLPKTHVVNIGIGTPPKNFQGQVDTGSDLIWLQCDLFNRSNWYYPPPFYPEHSSTYRRVPCSSSLCSALANSTCASDCQYSHIYSESWSTQEELSFETFTMADTTGAAHFFGGIAFGCSHVVQEDVLEEANGVLGLGRGQLSLISQIGESKFSYCLPFEYNGSPFQDTDSFSTPLLFGSAAEFNGIGVQSTMVINNTVLPKLNSYYYLSVEGISLGNVSLNISRGMFDIQANGSGGFIIDSGIHFTVLPHAAFTAVASVLDSVLGLPRANDSKHGLSVCYSSPYYDYVPDLNMTFHMLGADYVVEGKHNFVQYMESGPTKIGNLLCLAMLDMDEASVAGVPAVLGSFQQQDYHILYDNANQRLSFTPTRCSSLSMSPNPSYLQSKAPIPILGSHVLLPVLLLYFVAFSLTL; translated from the coding sequence ATGACGACCCCAGTAAACCTGTCTGTAGTAATAATTAAGGGAATTTTGAAAGCAGGATTGAATAGGTGCTCAATGGCACACAATAAGGTGATGACATTACACAATAAGGTGATGACATTAGTGGTGGTGAGTATAACCATATGTTGTTTTTTCAATTTGCTTTGTGCAGAAGAAGCGCGCGGAGTCTCCCATTTGGAAAGGAATTCCGCCATTGCCAGGCTCAAAAGAATGGAAGCCTCGATTAAAGCCGTGCAATCAGGAAGGACCCAAACCCGATTGGGTGGTGCCGTTGCACCTGTGATCCGCTTGCCCAAAACACATGTAGTGAACATTGGCATCGGAACCCCACCAAAAAATTTCCAGGGACAAGTGGACACGGGAAGCGATCTGATTTGGCTTCAGTGCGATCTGTTCAATCGGTCTAACTGGTATTATCCTCCTCCGTTCTACCCTGAACATTCATCCACTTACAGGCGGGTTCCTTGCTCTTCTTCCCTCTGCTCTGCCCTTGCCAATTCAACTTGTGCGTCGGACTGTCAATATTCTCATATATACAGCGAAAGCTGGAGCACGCAGGAAGAATTGTCATTCGAGACATTCACCATGGCGGATACAACCGGGGCGGCGCATTTCTTTGGCGGAATTGCGTTTGGGTGCAGCCATGTCGTTCAGGAAGATGTCTTAGAGGAGGCCAACGGCGTTCTGGGGCTCGGCCGAGGACAATTATCGCTTATCTCACAGATTGGAGAATCCAAATTTTCCTATTGCTTACCTTTCGAATACAATGGATCCCCGTTTCAGGACACTGACAGCTTTTCCACGCCTCTGCTGTTCGGTAGCGCAGCCGAGTTTAACGGCATAGGAGTGCAGTCGACGATGGTGATAAACAACACAGTCCTGCCCAAGCTCAACAGCTACTATTATCTCTCTGTGGAAGGAATAAGTCTGGGGAACGTGTCTCTCAATATTTCACGGGGAATGTTTGATATTCAAGCGAATGGAAGCGGGGGATTCATCATTGACTCTGGAATACACTTCACAGTTTTGCCGCACGCTGCCTTCACTGCAGTGGCATCTGTTTTGGATTCTGTGCTAGGACTACCCAGAGCTAACGATTCTAAACATGGGTTAAGTGTATGCTATTCATCACCCTACTATGACTATGTCCCTGATCTGAATATGACTTTCCATATGCTTGGTGCAGATTATGTTGTCGAAGGTAAACATAATTTCGTTCAATATATGGAATCTGGTCCGACTAAAATAGGAAATTTACTATGTCTGGCAATGTTAGATATGGATGAGGCTTCGGTTGCAGGTGTACCGGCCGTCCTTGGAAGTTTTCAGCAACAAGATTACCATATTCTGTATGACAACGCTAACCAGAGGCTGTCCTTTACTCCCACCCGCTGCAGTTCTCTCTCTATGTCTCCCAATCCCTCCTACCTACAGTCCAAAGCTCCCATTCCTATCTTAGGGTCCCATGTCTTGTTACCCGTGCTACTTCTTTATTTTGTAGCTTTCTCATTAACCCTATAA